The Paenibacillus sp. YPG26 genome includes a window with the following:
- the mutM gene encoding DNA-formamidopyrimidine glycosylase codes for MPELPEVETVRRTLSQLITGKTIHDVTVSLPRIIQRPDDIEQFRLELQGHTIVEVGRRGKFLRIIMDGLVLVSHLRMEGRYGVYNHGEPVEKHTHVIFHFTDGTELRYRDVRQFGTMHLFAPGEEFGLKPLLKLGLEPLDESFTYEAFKQVIASRKTKIKPALLNQEYVVGLGNIYVDEALFRAGIHPERLCNDLNQEELIRLYEAIVLTLSEAVEAGGSSIKSYVNGQGEMGMFQHSLRIYGRKAAPCVVCGTPVEKSVVGGRGTHYCPSCQLIEIKKDKKKQ; via the coding sequence ATGCCGGAATTGCCGGAAGTAGAAACAGTCAGAAGAACACTTAGTCAGCTGATTACAGGCAAGACTATTCATGACGTTACGGTCTCTCTGCCAAGGATTATCCAGAGACCTGATGATATAGAGCAGTTCAGGCTTGAACTTCAAGGCCACACTATAGTGGAAGTTGGACGAAGAGGCAAATTTCTCCGCATCATTATGGACGGGCTTGTACTTGTCTCCCATCTGAGGATGGAAGGCAGGTACGGGGTATATAACCATGGTGAGCCTGTGGAGAAGCATACTCATGTGATCTTCCATTTCACAGATGGGACCGAGCTCCGTTATAGGGATGTTCGGCAGTTCGGTACGATGCATTTGTTCGCTCCTGGCGAAGAATTTGGGCTGAAGCCGCTGCTTAAGCTTGGACTGGAGCCTTTGGATGAGTCTTTTACCTATGAAGCATTCAAGCAGGTTATTGCATCCCGTAAGACCAAGATCAAGCCGGCTCTGCTGAATCAGGAATATGTGGTTGGGCTGGGGAATATCTATGTGGATGAGGCTCTGTTCCGGGCAGGTATTCATCCCGAGAGACTGTGTAATGATCTGAATCAGGAGGAGCTCATCCGTCTGTATGAGGCCATCGTGCTCACTTTGAGTGAGGCGGTGGAAGCAGGCGGTTCATCCATCAAGTCTTATGTAAATGGACAAGGAGAGATGGGCATGTTCCAGCATTCGCTCCGGATATATGGGCGCAAGGCAGCGCCATGCGTAGTATGCGGCACTCCTGTCGAGAAGTCTGTTGTTGGGGGACGGGGAACGCATTATTGTCCAAGCTGTCAGCTGATCGAGATCAAGAAGGATAAGAAGAAGCAATAA
- the phoU gene encoding phosphate signaling complex protein PhoU, with product MIRRKEFDQNLEELRNLLRAMGDHVQEALQGAIDTLQTSNIAKAEVIIKRDAELNLMEEQIMEIGSRLIVTQQPVAKDLRRIIVAFKISSDLERMGDLSVDIAKVTLRIGGQELIKPLVDIPRMAELAGIMVAESLESYLDENTDLAYKMAQDDDEIDHLYSQIIRDLYAFMTANPDNVQQAMLLTLVGRYIERIADHATNIGESAVYLATGQRPDLNQ from the coding sequence ATGATACGTAGAAAAGAATTTGATCAAAACCTGGAGGAGCTGCGGAACTTGCTCCGCGCGATGGGTGACCACGTGCAGGAGGCGCTCCAAGGGGCTATTGACACACTTCAGACCTCGAATATCGCTAAGGCGGAGGTCATTATTAAGAGGGATGCCGAGCTCAATCTTATGGAAGAGCAGATTATGGAGATCGGTTCCCGTCTGATTGTTACCCAGCAGCCGGTTGCCAAGGATCTGCGCCGGATTATTGTGGCGTTCAAGATCTCAAGCGATCTGGAGCGTATGGGCGATCTGTCGGTTGACATTGCCAAAGTAACGCTGCGAATCGGCGGTCAGGAATTGATTAAGCCTCTGGTTGATATTCCGCGGATGGCGGAGCTTGCGGGCATTATGGTAGCGGAATCCTTGGAATCTTACCTGGATGAGAATACGGATCTAGCTTACAAAATGGCTCAGGATGACGATGAAATCGACCATTTGTACAGTCAGATCATCCGTGATTTGTATGCCTTTATGACGGCAAATCCGGACAATGTGCAGCAGGCGATGCTGCTGACTCTGGTTGGCCGCTACATCGAGCGTATTGCCGACCATGCCACCAACATTGGGGAGAGCGCTGTATATCTCGCTACAGGGCAGCGTCCGGATCTTAATCAATAA
- the polA gene encoding DNA polymerase I, producing the protein MEKLILIDGNSIIYRAFFAMPPLTNSSGMHTNAVYGFTNMLLRLIQEEQPTHIMVAFDAGKETFRHEGYQEYKGGREKTPPELSEQFPILKELLDSFGITRFELKGYEADDIIGTVSRQADESGRQVIVVTGDKDMLQLVSDNVKVSLTRKGVSEVEPYGVQEIQERYGLTPAQIVDLKGLMGDTSDNIPGVPGIGEKTALKLLHQFGSVEEVLARTDELKGKQKENLINHAEDARMSKRLATIFREVPLEHLWDDMVFGGIQEEKAAPMLRKLEFKSLIERLSYAAGPNPGEGSSGQAQTAEPIDVTVVDVDGVDALAAKLGEIEVLHVETRGDNPHHADIIGLVLSSKENHYYIPFELLKQQAGEPVRQWLADAQAPKKGYDLHRIDLALHWQGIAFEGAAFDIQLAAYLLDPTENNQTLSGLASKYELSFLAPDDEVFGKGAKYKVPDTGVLSLHLAHKSAAAQKLIPLQEQELEKNEMNRLFYELEMPLSRILADMEKQGIAVNREDLQELGKEFEIQIRRLAQHIYELAGMEFNINSPKQLGEILFDKLGLPVIKKTKTGYSTDAEVLEKLAPYHDIVQSILEYRQLTKLQSTYVEGLLKEIRPETGKVHTYYRQTIAATGRLSSQYPNLQNIPIRMEEGRKIRKVFVPSESGWHILAADYSQIELRVLADISGDERLKEAFVNDMDIHTKTASDVFGVPADQVDSDMRRSAKAVNFGIVYGISDYGLSQNLNITRKEAAKFIDQYFEVFQGVRRYMDDIVKEAKRDGYVKTLLERRRYLPEINASNFNLRSFAERTAMNTPIQGTAADIIKLAMVLMSDTLREHKLKSRMLLQVHDELVFEVPEDELEIMTKLVPETMEKALSLSVPLKAEVSSGLNWYEAK; encoded by the coding sequence ATGGAGAAATTGATTCTGATTGATGGCAACAGCATTATTTACCGGGCGTTCTTCGCGATGCCTCCGCTTACGAATTCCAGTGGAATGCATACGAATGCCGTGTACGGTTTCACGAATATGCTCCTGCGTTTGATTCAGGAGGAACAGCCCACACATATCATGGTGGCTTTCGATGCGGGGAAAGAGACTTTCCGGCATGAAGGCTACCAAGAATATAAAGGAGGCCGGGAGAAGACACCTCCAGAGCTCTCTGAACAATTCCCTATACTTAAGGAGCTGCTCGATAGCTTCGGAATAACCCGGTTTGAGCTTAAGGGCTACGAAGCGGATGATATTATCGGCACGGTGAGCAGACAGGCAGATGAATCAGGACGCCAGGTTATTGTTGTCACTGGAGATAAGGACATGCTGCAGCTCGTCTCGGACAACGTCAAGGTCTCATTAACGCGCAAAGGGGTCTCCGAAGTGGAGCCTTACGGCGTACAGGAGATTCAGGAGCGCTATGGCCTCACTCCAGCTCAGATTGTGGATCTCAAAGGGCTTATGGGGGATACTTCAGATAATATTCCCGGTGTACCGGGTATTGGCGAGAAGACGGCGCTTAAGCTGCTTCATCAATTCGGCTCTGTGGAAGAGGTGCTTGCACGTACGGATGAACTAAAGGGCAAGCAGAAGGAGAACCTCATTAACCACGCTGAAGATGCGCGTATGAGTAAGCGGCTTGCCACGATCTTCCGCGAGGTGCCGCTTGAGCATCTGTGGGATGACATGGTATTCGGCGGGATTCAGGAAGAAAAGGCGGCTCCGATGCTGAGGAAGCTCGAGTTCAAATCCTTGATTGAGCGCCTATCCTATGCGGCGGGTCCGAACCCGGGCGAAGGAAGTTCAGGTCAGGCACAGACGGCCGAGCCCATTGACGTCACGGTGGTTGATGTGGATGGGGTTGACGCGCTTGCTGCCAAGCTCGGAGAGATTGAAGTGCTTCATGTCGAGACTCGCGGGGATAATCCTCATCATGCGGATATCATCGGACTTGTTCTATCATCCAAGGAGAACCATTACTATATTCCCTTTGAACTGCTGAAGCAGCAGGCGGGCGAGCCTGTCCGGCAGTGGCTTGCGGATGCCCAGGCTCCCAAGAAGGGCTATGATCTTCACAGGATCGACCTGGCTCTTCACTGGCAGGGGATCGCTTTTGAGGGAGCGGCATTTGACATTCAGCTTGCAGCCTATCTCCTGGATCCAACCGAGAACAACCAGACGCTAAGCGGGTTGGCGTCCAAGTATGAATTATCCTTCCTGGCTCCGGATGATGAAGTGTTCGGCAAGGGAGCGAAATACAAGGTGCCCGATACCGGGGTGCTGAGCCTTCATTTAGCTCATAAATCGGCAGCCGCCCAGAAGCTTATTCCGCTTCAGGAGCAGGAGCTGGAGAAGAACGAGATGAACCGTCTGTTCTATGAGCTTGAGATGCCCCTGTCCCGTATTCTAGCAGACATGGAGAAGCAGGGCATCGCCGTGAACCGTGAAGACCTTCAGGAGCTTGGCAAAGAGTTCGAGATCCAGATCCGCAGACTGGCTCAGCATATCTATGAGCTGGCCGGTATGGAATTCAATATTAACTCGCCCAAGCAGCTGGGTGAAATTCTATTCGACAAGCTTGGACTTCCGGTAATCAAGAAGACCAAGACGGGATACTCTACGGATGCTGAAGTGCTGGAGAAGCTCGCGCCCTATCACGATATTGTGCAGTCGATCCTGGAATACCGCCAGTTAACCAAGCTCCAGTCGACTTATGTGGAAGGTCTGCTCAAAGAGATCCGCCCGGAGACGGGCAAGGTCCATACGTATTACCGTCAGACCATTGCGGCTACGGGACGGCTAAGCAGCCAATACCCGAATCTGCAGAATATCCCGATCCGAATGGAAGAAGGACGCAAGATCCGGAAGGTGTTCGTTCCTTCCGAGTCCGGATGGCATATTCTGGCGGCAGACTATTCCCAGATCGAGCTCCGTGTTCTGGCGGATATCTCAGGTGATGAACGGCTGAAGGAAGCGTTCGTGAATGACATGGACATTCATACGAAGACGGCCAGCGATGTGTTCGGTGTGCCCGCCGATCAGGTGGATTCGGATATGCGCCGTTCCGCGAAAGCTGTTAATTTCGGAATCGTGTATGGAATCAGCGACTATGGCCTATCCCAGAATCTGAACATTACACGCAAAGAAGCGGCCAAGTTCATTGACCAGTATTTTGAGGTATTCCAAGGGGTTCGCCGGTATATGGACGATATCGTCAAGGAAGCGAAGCGCGACGGATATGTTAAGACTTTGCTGGAACGCCGCCGGTATCTGCCGGAGATTAATGCTTCGAATTTCAACCTGCGTTCATTCGCCGAGCGTACAGCGATGAATACCCCGATTCAGGGAACTGCGGCGGATATTATCAAGCTGGCTATGGTCTTGATGAGTGATACCTTAAGAGAACATAAGCTGAAGAGCCGCATGCTTCTGCAGGTACACGATGAGCTTGTGTTCGAAGTGCCGGAAGATGAGCTGGAGATCATGACCAAGCTGGTTCCGGAGACGATGGAGAAGGCGCTGTCTTTGTCTGTTCCGCTTAAAGCTGAAGTGAGCAGTGGGCTTAACTGGTATGAAGCGAAGTAA
- a CDS encoding alpha/beta-type small acid-soluble spore protein — MAQNNNSSSNNLVVRQASGALEQMKYEVAQELGISFPQDGYAGNLTSYENGSIGGTITKRLVTLAEQQLAGQFRQ, encoded by the coding sequence AACAACAACAGCAGCAGCAATAATCTGGTTGTAAGACAAGCTTCTGGAGCTCTTGAACAAATGAAATACGAAGTTGCTCAAGAACTGGGTATTTCTTTCCCACAAGACGGTTATGCAGGTAACCTGACTTCCTATGAGAACGGTTCAATCGGGGGTACGATTACTAAACGTCTGGTGACTCTTGCTGAACAACAACTGGCTGGACAATTCCGCCAATAG
- the coaE gene encoding dephospho-CoA kinase (Dephospho-CoA kinase (CoaE) performs the final step in coenzyme A biosynthesis.), with protein sequence MNIGLTGGIATGKSTVSQMLVKRGALLIDADVVAREVMMPGHPVLEAVIAHFGQAMLLPDGTLDRKKLGEHIFTHQEERKVLEGITHPAIRAEMRKRAAAYEQEYPDRLVVSDIPLLYETGQGSSFEEIMVVYIPRALQLSRLMSRNGLTEEEASARIAAQMDIEEKRKQADVVIDNSMGIEYTERQIDEYLLRKGLL encoded by the coding sequence ATGAATATCGGACTGACCGGTGGAATTGCAACCGGGAAAAGTACGGTCTCGCAAATGCTTGTGAAGCGGGGAGCGCTGCTGATCGATGCGGACGTCGTAGCCAGAGAGGTGATGATGCCCGGCCATCCCGTACTGGAAGCCGTCATCGCACACTTCGGACAAGCTATGCTTCTGCCTGATGGGACATTGGACCGGAAGAAGCTGGGAGAGCATATTTTTACACACCAAGAGGAGAGAAAGGTTCTAGAAGGCATTACCCATCCTGCTATTCGTGCGGAGATGCGCAAGCGGGCTGCCGCTTATGAACAGGAATACCCGGATCGCCTTGTTGTCTCGGATATTCCGCTTCTCTATGAGACGGGTCAGGGATCTTCCTTTGAGGAGATTATGGTTGTCTATATCCCCCGGGCTCTGCAGCTAAGCCGGTTAATGAGCAGGAATGGACTCACGGAGGAAGAAGCCTCGGCCCGAATCGCGGCGCAAATGGATATCGAAGAGAAGCGGAAGCAGGCTGATGTCGTGATTGATAATAGTATGGGGATCGAGTATACTGAGCGGCAGATTGATGAATACTTGCTTCGTAAAGGCTTGCTATGA
- the pstB gene encoding phosphate ABC transporter ATP-binding protein PstB, with the protein MEAIINIDKLNLYYDSYHALKDVSMDIPEKAITAFIGPSGCGKSTLLRTLNRMNDMIAGTRIEGAVKIGGTDIYSDDVHVEALRKRVGMVFQQPNPFPKSIYDNIAYGPRLHGIRSKSELDEIVEQSLRQAVLWDEVKDFLKRSALSLSGGQQQRLCIARALAVQPDILLMDEATSALDPISTLKIEELVQELKDRYTIVMVTHNMHQAARISGRTVFFLNGEVVEADDTQKLFSTPQDSRTEDYISGRFG; encoded by the coding sequence ATGGAAGCGATCATCAATATTGACAAGTTGAATTTGTACTATGATTCTTATCATGCGCTTAAGGATGTATCCATGGACATACCGGAGAAAGCAATCACGGCCTTTATTGGACCGTCAGGCTGCGGGAAATCCACCTTGCTGCGTACCCTTAACCGGATGAATGATATGATCGCTGGTACCCGGATCGAAGGCGCCGTGAAGATTGGCGGAACCGATATTTATAGTGATGATGTTCACGTTGAAGCCCTGCGCAAGCGGGTTGGAATGGTATTTCAGCAGCCGAATCCTTTCCCGAAATCAATTTATGATAATATTGCCTACGGCCCGCGTCTGCACGGGATTCGCAGCAAGTCAGAGCTTGACGAGATCGTGGAGCAAAGTCTTCGACAGGCCGTGCTTTGGGACGAAGTTAAGGATTTCCTGAAGCGCTCCGCACTAAGTCTGTCGGGTGGACAGCAGCAGCGTCTGTGCATCGCCAGGGCATTGGCTGTCCAGCCTGACATCCTGCTTATGGATGAGGCTACATCTGCGCTCGATCCGATATCGACGCTGAAGATAGAAGAATTGGTGCAAGAGCTGAAAGACAGGTATACCATTGTCATGGTTACGCATAACATGCATCAGGCAGCCCGGATTTCAGGGAGAACCGTGTTCTTCCTTAATGGGGAAGTTGTTGAGGCAGACGATACCCAGAAGCTGTTCTCAACCCCGCAGGATTCCAGAACAGAGGATTATATTTCCGGTCGTTTTGGTTAA
- a CDS encoding lytic transglycosylase domain-containing protein, which translates to MKWLRKKRVLLLLFLGFTLLVFFNSGWLKLFYPIHYKDEIRAYAQENQIDPFMIAAIIRVETNYKANQESHKGALGVMQIMPDTAQWVIDKANFEDVSLDSLKKEPDKNIQIGSWYLKSLYEQFDGNQIAVIAAYNAGPTKVRSWLKSGKWDGHLDTSKDIPFGETRHYVQRVTHYYEQYVSIYKEF; encoded by the coding sequence ATGAAGTGGCTGCGTAAGAAGAGAGTCTTGCTTTTATTGTTCCTGGGGTTCACGTTGCTTGTCTTCTTCAATAGTGGATGGCTAAAGCTGTTCTATCCTATTCACTACAAAGACGAGATCAGGGCATATGCCCAGGAGAATCAGATTGATCCATTCATGATTGCGGCTATTATCCGTGTAGAGACGAATTACAAGGCCAATCAGGAGTCGCACAAAGGGGCGCTCGGAGTTATGCAAATTATGCCGGACACAGCGCAGTGGGTCATCGACAAAGCAAATTTTGAAGATGTCTCGCTTGATAGCCTGAAGAAAGAGCCGGATAAAAATATACAGATTGGAAGCTGGTACCTGAAGTCGTTGTACGAACAATTCGACGGCAATCAGATCGCGGTCATTGCAGCTTATAATGCGGGCCCGACGAAGGTGAGGAGCTGGCTGAAGAGTGGAAAGTGGGATGGCCATCTTGACACCTCCAAAGACATTCCTTTTGGGGAGACCCGGCATTATGTTCAGCGGGTTACCCATTACTACGAGCAGTATGTAAGCATTTATAAGGAGTTCTAG